Sequence from the Amycolatopsis sp. NBC_00345 genome:
CAGGGCGACATCGACGCACAGGCGCTGGCGGGCGCGCTGGCGACCGCGACCCACGGCACCGGCGCGCGGTTCGGCAACCTGTCCTCGCGGGTGGCCGGGATGCGGGTGGTGACCGCATCCGGCGAGGTCGTCGAGCTGACCGCGGACACCGACCCGGACGGGCTGCGCGCGGCCCGGGTGTCCGTCGGCGCGCTCGGCGTGGTGACCGCGGTGACGCTCAGGACCGTGCCGCAGTACACCCTGCACCGCCACGACCGGCCGCTGCCGCTCGGGGAAACCCTTGCGCGGCTGGACGAACTCGCCGGCGCCAACGACCACTTCGAGTTCTTCCTCTGGCCCTACACCCGGACCGCGGCGACCAAGACCACCAGGCGCGGCCAGGAGCCGGCCCGGCCACAGGCGTCCTGGAAACGCCGGCTCAGCGAAGACCTGATCGAGAACAGGCTGCTGGAGACGATCTCCCGCGTCGGGCGTGCCCGGAATTCACTGGTACCGCGGCTGAACCGGCTCCTGGCCTCGTCCATGGGGGAAGGCCGCCTGCAGGACCACGCTTACCGCGTCTACGCCACGAAGCGGACGGTCCGGTTCAACGAACTGGAGTACGCGATCCCCCGCGTCCACGCGCGGGAGGCGCTCGAGCGGGTGCTCGACCTGGTGGAGCGGCGGAAGCTGCCGATCCTGTTCCCGTTCGAGACGCGGTTCGCCGCCGCCGACGACGCTTTCCTCTCCCCCGCCTACGGCCGCGACACCTGCTATCTCGCCGTCCACCAGTACACCGGCATGGAGTTCGAATCGTTCTTCCGCGGTGTGGAAACGATCATGGACGACTACGACGGCCGCCCGCACTGGGGCAAACGGCACTACCAGACCGCCGCGACGCTCCGCGGGCGCTACCCGGGGTGGGACCGGTTCCAGGCCGTACGAGCCCGGCTCGACCCCCACGGCCTGTTCACCAACGACTACGTCCTCCGTACGCTCGGACCGGTAGACCACACCGCCGTTCAGTCCATTATGGACGAGCAAGGGCGGTCGAGCGCCCTGGAGGCCGACGATGCTTGACGTGCTCGTGATCGGTGCCGGCCCGGGTGGCCTGGCGGCCGCGGCGGAGCTCGGCCGGCGAGGCCTGCGGGCCACTGTCGCCGACAAGGCCGACGCGGTGGGCTCCGCCTGGCGCCGGCACTACGAACGGCTGCACCTGCACACGATCCGCTGGAACTCCCACCTGCCGGGCCTGAAGATCCCGCGCGCGTACGGCCGCTGGGTCGCCCGCGCGGATGTGGTGCGCTACCTCGGCGACTACGCCGCGTACCACCGCCTCGACGTCCGGCTCGGGGTCACGGTCAGCGGGCTGGAGCGGGACGGCGGCGGCTGGATCGCCCGCAGCCCTCAGGGCGACGTCCGGGCCCGGTTCGTCGTGGTCGCGACCGGCTACAACCACACCCCCGACATCCCCGCGTGGCCTGGGCGCGAGACCTTCGACGGCGAGTTGCTGCACTCCGCCGGCTATCGCGCTCCCCAGCCGTACGCGGGGCGTGACGTGCTCGTCGTCGGGAGCGGGAACACCGGCGCCGAGATCGCCGTCGACCTCGTCGAAGGCGGCGCGGCGTCAGTCCGGCTCGCCGTGCGGACAGTGCCGACCTTCGTCCGGCGCCAAGCCGGTCCGCTGCTCGACAACAGCACCATCGGCATCGTGCTGCGCAGGC
This genomic interval carries:
- a CDS encoding flavin-containing monooxygenase, yielding MLDVLVIGAGPGGLAAAAELGRRGLRATVADKADAVGSAWRRHYERLHLHTIRWNSHLPGLKIPRAYGRWVARADVVRYLGDYAAYHRLDVRLGVTVSGLERDGGGWIARSPQGDVRARFVVVATGYNHTPDIPAWPGRETFDGELLHSAGYRAPQPYAGRDVLVVGSGNTGAEIAVDLVEGGAASVRLAVRTVPTFVRRQAGPLLDNSTIGIVLRRLPVRLVDHVIALSSRLTTPDLSAHGLARPGAGAYTRLLADGAVPIIDVGLIDALRAGQVEVVAAVSGFDGDKVILADGTAIAPDTVIAATGFRQGLDELVGRFVLLDERGRPAVHGARTHPNAPGLYFTGYTNPISGMFHELALDARRIARAVRREAG
- a CDS encoding D-arabinono-1,4-lactone oxidase, with amino-acid sequence MVTDAAARGLKVRAAGSGHSFTDAVCTDGVLVDTSGLRRVLAADPGSGLVTVEAGIKLHELGKHLARLGLALENQGDIDAQALAGALATATHGTGARFGNLSSRVAGMRVVTASGEVVELTADTDPDGLRAARVSVGALGVVTAVTLRTVPQYTLHRHDRPLPLGETLARLDELAGANDHFEFFLWPYTRTAATKTTRRGQEPARPQASWKRRLSEDLIENRLLETISRVGRARNSLVPRLNRLLASSMGEGRLQDHAYRVYATKRTVRFNELEYAIPRVHAREALERVLDLVERRKLPILFPFETRFAAADDAFLSPAYGRDTCYLAVHQYTGMEFESFFRGVETIMDDYDGRPHWGKRHYQTAATLRGRYPGWDRFQAVRARLDPHGLFTNDYVLRTLGPVDHTAVQSIMDEQGRSSALEADDA